The DNA window CGACGAGATCGCGCACGTTCTGCTGGGTGCGGACGTACAGGCGGCTGTGGCGCTGGATGCGCTGGGACGCCAACGCCGCGAGGCCCGCTCGGGTGTCCTCGGAGAGGTCGAGGTGGCTGGCGTCGTCATCCACGGGGCACTCCTGGGTCGAGAGGGGTCTACTGATCGTCGAGTGTACCGGTGACGTGCGCATATGACTCCTAGATGCTGCCGCGGCCGCGAGCGGCCTTGCCCTCGGGGGAGGGGATCAGTACGCGATGAGGCCCGGGTCCATGCCCTCGTATTCAGGTGCGACGAGCCAGGTGCCGTACTCGTAGTGCCAGTTCTCGGGCTTGCGGCCGTCCGGCCGCGCCCAGAGCGGGTGCCACCAGCCGAACGTGGGCCCGTTCTGCTGAATCCATGCCTTTTCGGCCGAGGTGCCGCCGATGTCGATCGCCAGGCCGAAGCCGTGGTTGCTCCATCCGGGGGTGGCGGCGAGGTAGCCCTTGGATGCCTTGGTGCTGACCTGCTTGTCGTACGTGCGATAGGTCGAGGTGATGAGCAGATCGTGCCCGAACTGCTTCTTGAACTCGACGTTCATGGCCACGTAGGCGGCGACGGCGCGGGCCTGGCCGCGGCCGTCGGAGTCGGTGGCTCCGGGGTAGGAGCACAGCGCGGTGTCGGGCACGTGGCCGTTGAGGGTGTCGCGGCCGTACTCGCTGAACAGGGGCGTCTGGTCGGTGCAGCCGTCCGGCATGGGGTAGTGGGGGAGCTGGTCCATGGTCGTGGCGCCCTGGACGTCGCCGGTGCCGCCGCCGGTGCAATCCACGGCGGCGGCCTCGCCGCCCTCGTCGGACGCGGGGCTGACGCTGGCGCCGGCCAGGTGCGCGATGATCTTCTCGGCGTTGGCGATGTGCTTGGTGTAGTAGCCGGGATAGTCCGAGACCTGCACGGCCTGCGCGGCCGCGCCGGCCTCCATGGACTCCCACCCTTTGATGTCCACGAGCCCCGGCAGGTGATACCCAGGGGGGCCGGCGCTCTCGGGGCCGGCGTAGGTGATGTCGTGGCCGAGGATGAACATCGTCGCGCTCTTCGCGGGGTCGTTGACGTCGGCCTCGGTGCCGTACCAGCCGGGGATGATCCGCTGTTGAGCGAGGCCGGCGTCGCCGTTGGAGTCGGGCCCGTGGGTGTCGGGGTTGTCGCCCAGGGTGCTCTCCTGCATCCACATGATGAGGAGGATGAGCTGGCCCTGGTGGCCGACGCCGAGGTCGGCGGCGGTCTTGAGGCCGATGGCAGCGCGCTCCATAGCCTCGTGGCTGTAGCCGGCGAAGCCGCCTTCGGGGACCCCGCTGACGCGGGCGGCGGCGCCGCCGGGCGTGCAGTTGGCCAGGTTGGAGGCCGCGGTCGTGACGGTGCCGAACATGGCGATGCCGCCGACGCCGAGGGTGCCCGCGATGAGCACCACCGCGGCCAGGCCGGCGGCCAGCAGGACCTTCCACGACAGGACGCTGCCGGCGCCCTTGACCAGGAGACCGGCGGCGGCCGCGCCGCCCCGGCGGCGCTCGCTCACTCGTTGCCCCCGGACGACAGGCACTCCAGGCCCGTGAGCGTCCACGTCGACGTGGGTTCGCTCCAGGCGGCCTTCGCGCGGACCGTCACGGGCGTCTGGGCGCCGGTGGCGTCGGTGACGGTGAGGGTGAGGTCGCGCGAATAGGTGGTGTCGGTCGCGGTCGCCTCACCCTCGGGCGTGATGCCGTCGACGCGTAGCGGGGCCGCGTCGACGGGCAGGCAGGACATGACCCGGATGCGGCGGTCCGTATCCGGGGCGATCATGCCCGTGAGGTCGGAGCTCCACGAGTCGTCGGTGGGCGACTCCCGGGTCGCCCACCGCGTCACGATGTCTTGGACCGTGGCATCGGCTGGCGGCGGGGCGTCGGCCTCAGCGGTCGACGTCGCCGGCGACGCCGAGGTGGCGGCGCCGGTGTCGGCCGGGGTGTCGTCCGCGGCCACCGTCTTGATCGGCGTGGGGGTCGCCTCGCGAGGTGTCCACACGACGACGGCCGTGGCCGCCAGCAGCGCGCCGACGACCGCGACGAGCATCACCAGGCGCCAGGGACGCCGGTGCGCCGGCGCCGGCGCGGGGTCCGGCCGGCGCCGGCCAGGGCGGGGCGCTTGGTCCTCTCCCTCACCCTGGGTCCACTCGTCGTCGAGGAAGTCGTGCGGTGTCATGGTTCACCTCGTCACTGGTAGCTGGGCACCCGGTAGCGGGGACGCCCGCTCTCGGTGTCCCGATGCCGGCGCGGCCCGGGGACCGGGCGCGTGTGGGCGCTGGGGTCGGGGCGCTGCGCGGCCTTCATGTGCTGGCTCGCCCGGCGCACACGTGGCGCGTCGGGCAGATCGGGCCGTGTGAAGTGCACGCGGCTCTGCGGGCGGTGAGGCCGCGGCGTCGTCGACCGCTCCGAGGGAGCGGACGGCGCCGGTGCCGGTGTGGGCGTCGGCGGGATGACTTCACCGGTGAGGACTCGCTCGGTGGACTGGTAGCTCGCTGGGGTCGGCGAGGTTCGGATCGTCTTGGGCGCGGCCGCTCGGGGAGCGGTCTCGGCCCGGGTGCTGCCGGCGGCCAGTCGCGGCCGCGCCGGCGAGGGGCCGACCGGCAGGGCGCGGTCGTCGCGGTGCGCCGTGGTGCGCTCGGCGTAGACCTCCTTGGCGGGGTCGCTGTGGAGGTACATCTCGCGGGTCTCGGCGCGCTCGTCGCGGCGGGGCGCGGTCTGGCGGGCCGACGTGCCGGCCGGGAGGGTGCGGGCCTGTCGCGCTGCCGGCAGGGACGGCGGGGCGCCGCTGGAGCGCCCGGCGGGCAGGGCTGGCGGCGTGCCGCCGGCCCCGCCGCCGCTGTCGGCAGGGGGCGGTGGAGGTGTGGTGGACCGGTTCTCGCGGGGTGCCCGGGGCGATCGCGAGGGGAACGGGAGTTTGGCGTGGGTGAGCATGCGCAGCGCCTGGCGGGCCAGGAGGTACTTCCCGACGCCGCTGCCGCCGTCGCCGCCGACGTTGAAGATCGCCTCCAGGCGGCCGCGCAGCGCGATGCCGGCGATGAGGGCGGTCATGGTCAGCAGCGCGCTGAGTAGCCAGCCCATGGCCGCGGTGGCGGCGAACAGGATCGCGATGAGGGAGAGCACGGCCGAGAAGATCGTGAACGCGATGATGGACATGACGAGCTGCACGACGACTTGTCGGCCCCAGTTGATGACCCACTTCTGCGGGGCGCCGGGGATGCAGCCCATGACGAGGAACAGGGGGCCGACGATCAGCAGGAGATAGGCCATGACCAGGGCGAAGGTGGCGGTGAGGGCCGCGAACAGCACGAACAGGGCGAACACGCCAGCGGTCACGAGCGCGATGAGCAGCACGACCACACGGGCGACGGCGTAGCCGGTGTCCTTGCCTTTGAGCCATGTCTCGGTGCTGGACCCCGACTGTGCATCAGCGGCACTGTCGATCGCATCAGACCGGTCGTCGCCGCCGTTGGTGACGATGTCGGTCCCGTATTGCTCGCACGCCTCGATGCTGCCCAGCTCGGCCAGGCACCAGGGGGTGACGACGAGCACCCTCCACATCGCGTCGATGTTCTTGCGCGCGGCGATGTCGGCCGGCTCGCCGGTCAGCTCGCTGTCGTCGGGGCTGGGGTAGGCGATCGGGGACTCTCCGTCGACGGTCGCACCGGTGGCCATGTTCGACACGACGTCGGCGCCGGCGGTGCG is part of the Brachybacterium huguangmaarense genome and encodes:
- a CDS encoding type IV secretion system protein, with translation MTPHDFLDDEWTQGEGEDQAPRPGRRRPDPAPAPAHRRPWRLVMLVAVVGALLAATAVVVWTPREATPTPIKTVAADDTPADTGAATSASPATSTAEADAPPPADATVQDIVTRWATRESPTDDSWSSDLTGMIAPDTDRRIRVMSCLPVDAAPLRVDGITPEGEATATDTTYSRDLTLTVTDATGAQTPVTVRAKAAWSEPTSTWTLTGLECLSSGGNE
- a CDS encoding M15 family metallopeptidase; translated protein: MSERRRGGAAAAGLLVKGAGSVLSWKVLLAAGLAAVVLIAGTLGVGGIAMFGTVTTAASNLANCTPGGAAARVSGVPEGGFAGYSHEAMERAAIGLKTAADLGVGHQGQLILLIMWMQESTLGDNPDTHGPDSNGDAGLAQQRIIPGWYGTEADVNDPAKSATMFILGHDITYAGPESAGPPGYHLPGLVDIKGWESMEAGAAAQAVQVSDYPGYYTKHIANAEKIIAHLAGASVSPASDEGGEAAAVDCTGGGTGDVQGATTMDQLPHYPMPDGCTDQTPLFSEYGRDTLNGHVPDTALCSYPGATDSDGRGQARAVAAYVAMNVEFKKQFGHDLLITSTYRTYDKQVSTKASKGYLAATPGWSNHGFGLAIDIGGTSAEKAWIQQNGPTFGWWHPLWARPDGRKPENWHYEYGTWLVAPEYEGMDPGLIAY